One Glycine soja cultivar W05 chromosome 7, ASM419377v2, whole genome shotgun sequence genomic window, TGAAAGCATGTagatagaatttctcataaccCTAAATGAGTTTTAAGacattagcatttcatttctaaaagaGCATTAGAAAAACATTGGGTCCAACCGAATAGAGGAAACCTCTCAAGGTGTATAAAATCTCAcgcaggcaagtgtttcatcttaaTTCCAAACCACATATATGTCGTAGATTGactttgcaagtcatttcccatcaaatcaaagataatatgcaCGATCATCATGAATCAATAGGACTTTATAAGATTGCATTTTGGTAGGAAATTTGGATTTGGTTGTTCGGGCCTTTCCCCTTCCTGTTTCCCTTTCTCTTTGGTTCGGTGCAAAACAAGAGCGAACACAAAGATTTGGTTTGTAACTAAAGTAGGTGATCACTTTACATCCCCTATGTCTTAACCAAGTTATTATTGCTCttctcatatttttctcttttgaaaaTTCTACACATTGTTCAGACATTGCTTGGTCCAAATAACcccccttttttcttttctattttcctttgctgttcttcaatctttgattgattgattcttttttctttctcttttttttccttttgacgAACATCTCTAACCCAAGGTAAGAGAAGCTTTACTTGGAAGATCCTCTTGTTCTCTCTTCCTAGGGTGAGGTTGGAAATTTCCATCCTAGGTCAAGGTTATGGCCAAAAAGTCAACGTTTGGCTCAAAAGGCCTGCAAATGGCAGGACATGATGTATATCGGGATATCTGTTTAGCAAATGGCTCAAAAATAAGTGAATGCCCAAATCACTTCCATGAAATGCATATTATGataattagaaattcatgcaaaattaaTCATAGCATACATCCATGCAAACACTTCAAATATAAGGCTTTGTGGCCATGCaaacactaaggcttagggttCATTTCCACATTCAGACCAAACCAGTGTTTCAACTATTGCTCTTTTTATCAAGTCATACAAACATCTGGGTCCATTTTGGCATTTGGGAAaatcttttgttgttttcaCCCTCTAGgcgtacatttatttttttcaaaaaccttttgtAACTGGAgatcattttttcttcaaaagcatgttagttttagttttcttttttagaaaaagTTTGTAACTTGGGCAAAGTTGTTACCCAAGATTATACTTACCCGAGATTACCTGTGAATGAAAAGAAACCAAACACAAGACCATTACCCAAGATTATactgctccggccaagctgtcttggaagaaatgcatcagtAGTTTCTCATCCCTTGAGTGCGCCCCCATTTTTCGGCAGTACATCTTTAAGTAATTTTTGGGGCAAGTGGTCCCCTTGTACCTGTCAAAATCTGGTACCTTGAATTTGGGAGGGATGACCATATTTGGTACCCAACACAAATTAGTCATATCAGCAAAAGCGTAATCACCGAACCCTTTGATTGCTCTTaatctctcttcgatgagatcaagtttttcttttccctccACTGTCGGAGGTGGCCCTCCTATGGAGAAATGTAGTGGTTGCATCAGGCGGGGTTGAGAGGCTCCTGCAGTGTTAGGCTGAGTGATCGgggccatacccgaatcaaataaacattaaaatgcagtatctaggaagtgatcctaggttgtctcccagtgagcaatgatcaaacaaacgttcataacttataataatataacaGTAACAAAATgagggggtttgtttgtttttttaatttaaacaacaaacaaacttgaattgaaaaaaataacagaactaaaacatgttgttttcccttgattcaaaagcaagtcttttatcctaggttacgagaatttatccctaatcaattcaaccacttaatccaacccgaaattaatttactaagcgaaaattaacacaaggctgtcattatgtgattaagcaacacatactcCAATTAATTCCTCTCGCAtgttcattaagcatgaacgttaattaaggacagagacaattaatcaagcattaagcatgcatggattaatatcagcaacaaatacagaaaaattggtgaaggggaaaaactgatcagaaacacccaaaaactaaaaatgaaatccTACAATCTCTGCTCTACGTGAACAGTAACCAGACCCCCTAAAAACCCTAGTAGTTGGGCTCACTAAAGGTCACtaggccccaaagcttacaaatctgattTTTGGGCCCCATAAGGTATAATGgcccaattacaaaaatatagcccaaaaacgaaataaaataaaattggacgacaaataaaattgtctgctctcttcaagaccaagccggttcagcccaattccggatccagacccaattgcttataattctcctaaaattaaattaaaacacagaattagtcaagtaggcctaaatgataaaactgcataattaatttgacaattaaggttaATCAGTAATTAATATGGTGACGGAAATGGgtaaaaaataggagaaaataatgacacatcaaattcccccacacttagccttttgcactcctgggcaaaatcaaaaagcagagcaaggaacaaatccagagacattaaagagagacaaacaaacacaaaaacatttacatatttctcaatgaatctcaaggaatggaaggaatgggcaacatccaGCACGTatagagttaaagaatcaagatagtcatgaaaatcatccaagcacctcaaacatggcaaggtagtcaatcagctcaagaattgaatgaaaagcgataaagcctcacaagatatgcactctatctctcaagtttctaggctactatttactctcagagcacccatgaaaacaaacaccacataaacttggcaagactctaaaattgacaaccaaacaccacaaacacatgcacatgaggatcaaaaggtcttttaaggttgtaatggggccaaggacaaggtagaggaaagtatgggataagtagctaaaacccaaaggaatagaggagcaatgaggaataagtggaaattaagcaaaaatagtaaacccaaaaccaaaattaaaaattaagcataaaaagtaaacccaaaacctccaatatcaacaaaatcaaccaagtcctcaaaacAATCCAAGTCCTCaaaacaagacctcatttattcaacttcattctttttttatttttctttctttttcattagcatttgaaagcattttgaatatttgaaaaataaaacaacaattaggcaatatatgtatatacatcaagcatggcaaaaatacatcatcaagcatggcaaaaaaaaacatatcatccaatgaaacataccccccccccccccacccccacacttatttccaaaacaattccaaagctccaaaattccttaagggtagggtgagatcatggtttttcacttaagacttgtaatgagcttcaaaacaaagaaagggaaacataggctcaaaggggctatcaaaggaattaattcaaggtaggctcatttggtgagaggcttataagaacaaaatgcctaaatcatctcccaacttgcatgtgaaccaagaagtatcaacaagagtcaagccaaggctattgtgcaagaaaTCAatgggcaaaacacaccgaataaaatagatgatgatggctcaaaatctcaccaagggtaaatctatcactttcaattcaacctttcaaaactaacttgacatgtagagaaaaccaaggatttcaattcacaaaatgccaagaaaatcctcttatttcaaaaacaattacccattacctgtacataacctagaattcaaagagaaacatgcaatgttgtacacaaaacataaacaaaGAACAATCTGCAGGGGTAAAAAGGGGGTAAAATGTAGTATAGTGGTAAGTATTCCCGCCTGTCACGTGGGTGACCCGGTTCGATCCCCGACAgcgacgccaaatttgatcgggACCATACCCGAAtctaataaacattaaaatacagTATCTagaaagtgatcctaggtcgtctcccaatgagcaatgatcaAACAAACGTTTATAACatataatgataaaatagtaacgaaatggggggggggggggttgtttgtttttgtaatttaaacagcaagcaaacttgaattaaaaaaaaataacagaactaaaacatgttgtttccttttgattcaaaagcaagtctcttatcctaggttacgagaatttatccctaatcagttcaaccacttaatccaacccgaaattaatttactaagtgaaaattaacacaaggctgtcattatgtgattaagcaacacaaacACTAATTAATTcctctcacatgtccattaagcatgaacgttaattaagcacagagacaattaatcaagcattaagcatgcatggattaatatcagcaataaatacagaataattggtgaaggggaaaaactgattagaatctaatattaataacaaaacctcaaagagagctatgcttaatcctcaagagaaaacaacactagagaTTCAAACCAatttccattgttgaatgatcctaacaacacatgcatctacgtgatcaaggaaaAAACATGCTAGAATGAAATACTGATAacacagtgaacacacaaaacatcattaaatagatatacatgtatttacatcaagtacctacaaggaagaaccaacagaggatttagctctccataactgggaagcttcctttacaacaaagagaagataaaaatgaaggattgaagaaatacaagcggtgaggatgtctcctccacctctagaacctcacaatcactcacaaactcatctcaagctctcaggacgacttcctcttcaagctcgaTTCTCTACAGGTCTTTGcatagcaaaatctctcaaaactctttggaCTCTGacccttctctctctagaatctctcacATGCAGAAGCTCTTCAAGAAAATGGCCAAACCCCCCTCCTATTtctgatttcaagcttaaataggtggccttgatGGTGCTTGCACGCTTAGCGCAACTCTAgatcgcttagcgcgcattagtgaatttcggcttagcgcgcgtCTTCTCGCTCAGTGGATGGACTcaagtggtgcgcttagcgggatggGACCTCGCTCAGCGAACAtgcacagctcatccttcttccagattcttcctcatgCTCAGCCAAGGGAATGGTGCACTGagtggatggctcgctaagcaagcagattggcttagcgagcagatgaaaatcagcacttcacaaacttgcctaattaacctgaaattgagaggaaatgattattaaatacacaaaatagaagtactaagtatttattacctatctttaacaaaaagtaattacaacactacaaaataaccatattggaggagtttgatacaatttacacaggttttataaacaaaagttagtcgtattcatcgactaacagtaTGCGTATCCTTTCATGTGATTCCCtctatcaataaaaatagaGTCCTATTTATAGCATAGACAAATGAAGTTTCTACAACTATATGAACGTTGAAAACTTTCAAAGTGGTAAAAAACTACCAATGATTTACCTAGCTGCCAAGtatcaaaatacaaaatcatgtaataaatatattggTCTTGAACTCACTTCCCAATTTCCTTTCAGAGACAAACAAGGTGGACCATACAAGACTTTAGGCTAGTACCAGGTTGCACGCATTAACCAAGTTTACTACTTACAACAAACAGGCCATACTAATAGTTAGCGCCTGTGCACATTCCATGAAGGTAGAAAGTTAAAGGCAAAAATGAAAAGGGGGACACAAACCTTCAACGGTGGGGTGACACAATCAGGGTACGATCTTAGTCAGGGCACGACGTTAGTGAGGTATATACGGTCAGGGTACGAAGCTGGAGCGGCACGGACACGATCTAAATGACAGCACATGACAGTGATCAGAGTCACGGAGGGAGAGCTTCATCAATAAGTGCCTTTGAGGGAAATAAGATAAACCAAATTATAAATGATGTAAGCATTGTCATAACTATAAAGAACTTTGCAACTTGTGAGCTTCCTCTTCCAATTCAACTTGCAAGTTCATTTGCCACTCTAACACGGCAAATTaagaaacacaaaattaatattctacagcaaacaaaaaacaaatagaaaattaaatgacaactaattgattttttgtgattttcttaaattaaatgcGCAAATGACGatgattttcttctataaatCATCTTTGATAAAGTCTTCAATTTACAAAAGTGTCATCGCATCCTACCAACAAGGACAGTTGTGTAAAAATATCATAGTTATATTTCCCTTAATTACACAAATGTCATTgcgtcacattctaagacgggtccttagaaccatcttagaatgtgcgtcgtaaaaaaaaagtagtggGAGTATAAAgggttaaatatgtttaaggTTTATGATTAAtgatcatattttgttttagatccctaataaatttttacttattttgagTTTTcgataatattaaaattgttgaGTCCGCCATTAATTAAATGATTACATGTTGTCTGATCTTCCTAACATCATCAACCAACGGTTGTGATGAAGTCTTTTAATCACTTATCTTAtcacaaaaacttaaaataaaagtattgaTATATCAAAGATTCAAAATAAcgaaaaatttattagggatcTATAACAAAATTCAGTCATTTAAGAAACCTTAAACATATTCAAGTCGAGTAtgaattataacttttttacaagaagaatataattaaattatataaattaattgataatatttttctcaatttcatagaaaaataaagaatttgctttaaggttttttcaaagcataaaaGAGATTGAAGTAAATAACAAAATCCCACTATAGCACGTGGAAATTTTAAGACCATTCAATGGACACAATCACACAAAATGTAtgagaatttgtttttttttatataatcccTTTTATAATAAGCCgattgtttcttaaaaaataaaattaaaaatattttaagtaaaaataatttagacaaatATATCAAGAAATCatgaaattgtttattttaattttttaaaaaaatacttattttaaaaataaatttaaacaaactagtTCATTGTAAAATTTTCCGCAAACTTAGGTCAAGTTCACGATGTTGTTGAATGAAAAAGCTTTAGGTGTTCAATCATAACccacaaaatgaaaaatgaaaaaaaaaaacgagtaAAATCCTAACAGCATTGAGGAACCAATATGAGAATAAAGCCACAAGatgatgaaaaattaaagatatgaccgatttcagaattttttttatcataaaaatatcttttttgttttagtttttgttttcaaatatttacattgaaaataaagaagataacttttttattccaaaaaagaaacaagttaaAAGAGTGacctttttataatgaaaataaaaataaaaataaaaacaataacaaacaagttttatcatttttttgtttgaaaaataaattgagaaCAAAATAGCATGCTCTTTAATTAGAGAAAACATTTGTCTTAAATTTTTCCCATGTTACACCCTTTTGCAGATACACTATATTGGCAGGGTTAAAAGGTCCTTTGATTCTATCTATGGACACTATCACTGCCCTGGCTGGAAGAATGCATCTTGTTGGGTCAGGAGAAGTACTGTAGCTCAAGCATGATGAGAACCCCTGAGATGTGTTGCAACCAAATTTTTCTTAGGAAACATCTTTCTATAGAATAATTCAACAAATTAACAATCGGCAAAACAATTATTTGCACATTGGGGACCAACCAAGActctaattaaatcaattattattatcatataatGTGTCAAGCAAACTTACCTTGAAGATAAGCACATCAACTTCTCCTGGTCCACAAGTGCATGCACAACGAGTACTTCTCCTTTTGCTGATTGACTATAAGACTCCAACTTAGAAATCTGCTCATTGTGCCCATACTCTTCATCACTATCTGCATCATCCCCATCTTGGTATCTAATTTGCCTCCTTGCTGAACACAAAAGGCTTGTACCTCTTTGGTTGCTCAAATTCACATCTTTAAAGTCACAACACAAGATTGAATTGTGAGTGGAAATGTTATTCATCAAAGAAGATGGTAATGGTACAGGCAGCAGCATAGGTGATGGCATCATTGTTCATGATTTGGCCACACTTTTCATGGGATGTGTGGTATGGTGCATACTTGCATAGTATGTTGTATTTGTCAAATTACCTTGTTTGCTCTAACAACCAAAAGGACTTGGAGATGTCGTGAAGATAAGCTTGAGAAATTACCTTTTTGGGTTCAGAAACAAGCTAATTTGAGAACACTCCTATATGAAACAAGACAAGGTTGAGTTGATGGGACCTTGTACGCATGTTGTGACATGTGTGGATTGGATACTTTGGGGAAGGGCATAATGGAAGATTGgaggtttttttattattatttgggaaATTGGAGGTTATGTAAATGattcttttaatttactaaCATAGCaagcttttttattattattttcatgcaTTGACAATATAAATTGTGTTAATCTGCAATTAAAgataatcttaattattttcatgGATGGAAAAACTTGGAATttgctctcatttttttttataaatgatatggtttttttaagtaaattatttgaattataaaataaaaaattgtattttcaatttataaacaaGTTTGAACAAAACGATATTAAGAATTGACGCAACATATCAGAGAgacgaaaataaaaataagtatatgtATGAGACTATAGAGGAAAGTAAACCCAATAAATTTAATCAAAGGAGGACTTTCTTTTTATCTATAATCAAGGAAGACCTTAAATGAAAGAGTAACtgagttttaataaaaaattttctaaaagaaactaCATATAAAGGTTAAACTCTTATCTCAACTTTAACTTTGGCCCTcgaattaatcatttttagacATGTACGTAGTATTCTCAAACCTAacactcttttctttcttaattctaattctaaCATTACCaaatttaaagtataaaaacgtatacagtaaaaaaatgatagcgtttgacaataaattcaaattctaaaagTATACCAAAAcatcaataatattaaaaatattaaaaaagctaaaattatttttttctcatttaatttttttgtttcagtttagtatttaagtttaaaattgtTTACTTTGGTGAATTAAAGTGTCTCTCTGTTAGATTAAATTGGTTTTTccataaatttatcaaattaattttgctaCTTAATAGTTAATGGCACGTGACAAATTGTGGAAAATATCGTATaggaaaaattaatatcatcagTACAGAATCCTAACAAACCAATTAATTTGGTCGAATTGAAATTCTTTAATGCtttgtttggtttatgaatgaaAGGTACAAGTAAGAAGGTGaaaggaaataaagaaaaagaacagaaattagaaaatgaaataattttttaggttATTTGGTTGTATAtaaagtgagagaaaaaaaaaaattggctcTCGTGTAACAATTTGTTAACCTATATACATCATGAGACAAGACACTTATCGAGAGAGACCTAACTGCACTTGAAATTTGTTGTGTACTAATAAAACTACTAGTACGATATAAATAAAGTGACGTCGGTAAGTGTCTCaaggttaattttaattatataaaagtaaatgcTAACTAATGTATTTGGgatatttaaagaattaaaatagtaaatattttcattaaaaggtgtaaaattatgttgttgtgtgactttttttacatttttatataattttcataatagatattttatttaattttttaattaatgttttaaagaCATAGGTTACCaaaatttttaaagacaataatatttttttttataatcaagagatatttttgactttttatttaacattcaattaatttctttctatcagattcatttattttaggataaaaatatatctttaattgtaattttatgtTTAAGTTAATTATCAAACCTAAAACCTCAATTTAAAGAATAAAGCATCAAACcattgataataattaaaagaaaaagaagaatatagtatttaatattaataatatatttttcctcaaaaataattaataatgtatttaatcatttaatttggCGTGatctatttattaaatatcTTTCCAACCATTATCATTTTTCGTCCCCTGAAATTTTCCCATTCGCACCTTTCCATTTTTTCTTCAGTCCCTCCAAATCTTGCTTCTCCATCACTCAAACCTCAAACTCCCTCCCTCACTTCTTCTCCTCGATCCACAGCGTTTAAAAACTCAAAAACCAAAACCATCTTCGGGGTCACTTTCCTCTTCCTCTAGggttgtgtttgtgttttgtaCTGCGCGTTTCGATTCCTCGGCTATGCTCACTCTCCGACATTGTGTTGCGCTTCTCCGACTCTGAATTCTCGCGAAAACGACGTCGTTGCGTTGCTTTCGGTGGCGGCCATGGCTCCTGCTGCGGCGGAGTTTCCGGTGGGTCTCCGGGTTCTGGTGGTCGACGACGACGCCACCACGTTGAAGATTATCGAGCAAATGTCTATTCGCTGCCGTTACCGTGGTTAGTTGCTTTTCACGGAACTTCCATTCTGAGCTTAAAGCATTACTTTCTCTTCTAACTGGTCCctcaagtgaaaagaaaaaaaaaaaggtcttaGAAGCAGTAGAAATCATGCTGAgtagtttttaaatattaaaaaaactcttGAAATTGGTCTCTGATGATTGTTCACTGCTTTCAGGATTATTTAAATAGCTTCATTACTTTAAGAAATGTACTTGGGATTAGGAAAGAGATAAATAATTCGAGTATGAAATTGGTGGTATATTCAAAAATTagtgttctgttttttttttgtttttttttttctcaactcGAATCTGAAAGTCactttgaaaaaataatctttctttttttttttttctagttcaCTGGGGTACGACTTTCGAAAACATAATCCGTTCTTTCTGGAAAATCTGTTCCCAACCACTTTCCCCTTAAGGGTTACGAGCTTTTTACGTTTTGGTTTAATTATGAATGAATCTTTTAGtcctaaaatttatattttaattttttttgtcattaaatttttttaactacccgagttaaaaaaaattaatgacagaaattttttgaaaattaaaatataaacatcagaaaataaaaaatctatttattaaatttattaaaaagtcCACTTATTAAATATAGGAACGGATACTTTGACTTTGTTTTAGGGAAACTGTGCTTAATGCCACATTGCCACTTAAACGATGACAATTTTGGTTATCTTAGACTCATGAGTCATGAGTCATGAGTGAACATGCATCAGGCTTTTGAGATTTGCGTAGCTTGACTTTGATTTGTACAATGCAAAATAGTTTGTCGTGCAAAGTTAGCCTTTTAAATATTCTGCTGTTATAGAGTGTTATGTATTTCATTTCTAATCGTTTAACTGATTTGTACCTAAGGAAAGAAGGATGTCCTAGGAAGATTTGCACGATATTCTTGCTATCACAGTTGTTATAGCAAAAGGGTTTGTGCCTTTTATTCTTCCCCTTTCTTGTTTCTATAAAGCTCGACCTGTTGTTATATAACGGCAATTTTGCCTTTCTGCCAATCCCTCACAGTTTGAGACTCTGATGAAGATAATTGTAAACAAACTGGCAGATAGGATTTGTgatattttctttgaatttttggTGTTCTTATTAAGTGTGTTCGGCTATGTGTAATGAATGTGAAAAGGGTTTGgttttttgcatattttaagGAGCTGAACAAAGTTGTATTTGAATCTAATGGAGAATATTTATGTTTGCAGTCTATTCACTATGACCacaaatttctattaaaaatgatgttgtgaaaatttggaaatgatttcAATAGATGTTGTAGATCTAGTAAGTGTATGACATGGGTTGCTTTTGATATGCAACTCGTCTGAATTTAAACagtgtttttcttcttaattcttATTATGTTTATATCTTCCAGTTACCACATGCACTGAGGCTACTGTGGCTTTGAATCTTCTGCGGGAGAGGAAAGGTTGTTTTGATGTGGTGCTGAGTGATGTTCATATGCCAGACATGGATGGCTATAAACTCCTTGAACATGTTGGGCTGGAAATGGACCTTCCTGTAATTAGTAAGTGTTGTTTCTGTTGTCCCTAGAATTACAAGTGTGTTAATAATGCTTAACTTTTGATATATGTTCTGCATGGTGCAGTGATGTCTGGTGATAGTACTACAAGTGCTGTCATGAAGGGAATCAGACATGGGGCTTGTGATTATTTGATTAAGCCTGTACGTGAGGAAGAACTAAGGAATATATGGCAGCATGTTGTTAGGAAATTCTGGAATGACAGCAAAGAACAGGATAATTCTGGCAGCATGGAAGATAGTGATCAAAATAAACGGGGGAATGATGATGCTGAATATACTTCTGTTGCTGACGCAGCAGTAGTTAAAGCACCAAAAAAGAGGAGCagtttaaaagaagaagatattGAATTAGAGAGTGATGATCCAGCTGCATCTAAGAAGCCCCGTGTAGTGTGGTCTGTGGAACTGCATCAACAATTTGTCAGTGCAGTGAATCAACTTGGGCTTGACAGTATGAATCTCctacaatattttctttctattgcttttattttttcattcagtAACTAGACTTCATTGGATTACAAGAAGCATAAAGCATACATAACCTTACTAGTATAATCCTTTCCTTTTGAGTATTTAAGCGTTTTGCAATTTAGCTTAcatgtttttcttattcttgTATTTCAGAGGCTGTGCCAAAGAGAATACTTGAATTGATGAATGTCCCTGGTTTGACAAGAGAAAATGTTGCAAGTCATTTGCAGGTTTGTTTTTAGTTCAAAATGTGGAGTGATACTTTACCATTTTCCCTCAGAATTGTTTACatactaatttaaaataattggaTACACAGCTTATCTCATCAGTTACACTGtatttatgttctttttttaattcttatattatGCAATATATCCCATTTGTTTACACATGCCTCGGCCTTCGAGTTACTTTATATTTGGATTAAATGCCAtcgtattatttttctttcttgatgTCAATTTCATATGGTGTATTTTGTTTGTTCCAAGTGTACCTTCTGAGCAGTCTGGTATCTCCTATAAACTTGAAGTACAACTGCTTAATACTCTATGTGCCTGATTAGTCTTTCTTAACATTGATGAGTTAGCAAGTGTAAGTGTAGCTTCAATATATACAAGGCACAGAGGCATCCCAAGctcaaatttaatttagttttttgcTGTTCCAATTTAGGAAGAGAAGTTGATGAGGTTACCTGTCATAAATGAggttttagtttgtttttttatttaagacaaCTTA contains:
- the LOC114419292 gene encoding uncharacterized protein LOC114419292: MMPSPMLLPVPLPSSLMNNISTHNSILCCDFKDVNLSNQRGTSLLCSARRQIRYQDGDDADSDEEYGHNEQISKLESYSQSAKGEVLVVHALVDQEKLMCLSSRGSHHA